The genomic segment TCGCCCCCGGAAACGCCCCCGGAAACGATTGCAGCGGAACAGGCCCCGAAGGCCGTATCCATAGCCAGAAGATTCACAATATCTCCACTTACGTTCATCAATTAGATAATCGTGCAGGCTTCGTCGAAACCCAGCCTGTCTTCCTGCGGCGGCAAGGATGCGGGGTCCCCGTATCCCATGGCGCATAAAAAGTTTACCCGCACACTGCTGTCTTTGAAAAAGGTTTCGTTAACGGCCTTTTCGTCAAAACCGGACATGGGGCAGCAATCCAGCCCCAACGCCCGGGCGGCAATCATCATATAAGCACCCTGCAAGGATCCGTTACGCAGCGCCGTTACACGGGTGAAATCATTATTGCCCTCAAAAAATTTACTGACTCCCGGTGTCAGTTTGAACAGCCGGTCCAGAGTTTTCGGAAAATCAAGATCATAAGCCACAATAACTGTAAAGGGGGCTGTCAGGATTTTCGACCGGTTACTTTTCATGGCGCAAGCCGCCAATTTCTCCTTAGCCTCCTCACTCTGGGCGATCACAAAACGGGCAGGACTAGAGTTAAAACTTGTTGGCCCCCACCGCAGCAGGTCATACATGGCCCGGATGGTAATTTCCGATACCGGCCGGTCCTGCCAGCCTTTGAAGGAACGCGCCTTGCGAAAAATTACGTCCAGATCCTTGTCCGAAAGAATTTGATCAGTCATCCAGAATGCCTTTCCGTGTTTGGGCCAATGTTATTGACCCTAATGTTATTACCCAATGGTATCAAAATGAATTAATGACCAGTTCCCGCTTACAAAACGGGGGCGATCTCTTGAATGTATACAAATCCCTCCCGCCTTTGGGAAACATTAAATGGCACCAGACGAAGTGTTTTTTCCGCCGCAGAAAGCTTCTCTTCAATGATTCACATTTTGACAATTCCTGTTATACTCCCGCACAGTCTGTCAGAGATCGGAGTACACATGGATTTGAGAACTTCGGCGCACACAGGGCGCAAAACTGTTCTTGTGATATTATGTCTTCTGGTGTTGATGCTGTGTGCACAATACGACAAGGCCCTCAGCGAGGAGATGACCGCGGAAGATTCGGCCGTGGTTCTCATGTATCACCGTTTTGGCGAAGAGCGCCTGCCGTCAACCAATATCCGACTGGATCAGTTTGAAGCTCATCTGGAAGAATTGAAACAGCAAAAATACAATATCGTTCCCCTGTCAGTCATTGTGGACGCCTTCCGCTCCGGCACAAAACTCCCCCCCCGGACGCTCGCCATCACCATTGATGACGCCTATCTGTCCATTTACACTGAAGCCTGGCCCCGTCTTAGAGAAGCCGGGTTCCCCTTTACCATTTTTGTGGCGACTGAGCCGGTTGACCTGGAGCTTAAAGGGTATATGACCTGGGACCAGATTCGAGAGATGGAAAAGGATCCCCTGGTCAGCATCGGTCATCACGGCCACAGCCATACTCATTTGCTTCGGATAAGCCCAGAAGACGCCCGCCGGGATCTTGAGATCGCCTCCGAACGGTACCGACGTGAACTGGGATATGTGCCGAACATTCTGGCCTATCCCTATGGAGAATATGACAAAAATATCAGAAAAATCGCCAGAGAGATGGGGTTCAGGGCCGCTTTCGGACAACATTCCAGTGCGGCAAACAGTAACTATGACCGTTATGCTCTGCCTCGTTTTGCCTTTAATGAAAAATATGCCGGGATCGGGCGATTTCGCCTGATCGCCAATGCCCGTGCTCTACCGGTCAAAGACATATTGCCACAGGAACCTCTGATCACGAGTCCCAATCCGCCGCTCGTGGGCTTTACCGTGGAGCCATCCGTTACAGGGCTTGCCGCCATGAGCTGCTTCCCGTCCCATTTGGGCAAAGCGGCCAGACTCGAACGCATTGGCGGCAACCGGGTGGAAATACGCTTTGACAAACCCTTCCCCCCGGGACGCAGCCGCATCAATTGCACCATGCCGGGACCGGACGGCCGTTGGTACTGGTTTGGCATGCCGTTTTTTGTCCCCGGCGGCACAGAACCCGGGGCCTAATTACTCCGGATAGGTCTAAAGTGAATAGAGCCAACCTCACAATTCGCTCTAGAGTGAGTTGTGATTAGATTGCCTCGACGCTTTCCACTTCGGGAATATAATGCTTCAGCAGGTTCTGAATCCCGTATTTCAGGGTTGCGGTTGAACTTGGGCATCCGGAACAGGCCCCCTGCATGTGCAGATAGACAACCCCGTCCTTGAAGGCGTGATAGATGATATCCCCCCCGTCACGGGCTACAGCCGGGCGAACGCGCGTATCCAGAAGCTCCTTGATCTGTTGGACAATTTCATCGTCCTCCTCGGCCCCACCTTCGACCACCGGCGCCGGGGTGGCCCCGTCATCCATCACCGGTTCGCCAGCCGTGAAATGTTCCATAATGGTGCCCAGAATGACAGGTTTCAGTTCTGCCCAGTCCCGGCCATCGCTGGTGATGGTAATAAAATCATACCCGAAAAACACCCCCTTCACGCCGTCAATGGCAAACAAATGACGGGCCAGCGGAGAACAGGCAGCCTCTTCCGCCGTTTCAAAATTGGCCGTGCCCTGCGCCATCACAACTTCACCGGGGATAAATTTCAATGTTGCCGGATTCGGCGTCTGCTCAGTCTGAATAAACATATTCTTGCCCTGTTAATTACCCTTTCCCCATACATGGCGACAGATCAGGCAAAAATCAAGACCAAAATAGTCGAGTTTAGAAAAAAGCGGAGGTCAGACGAATTTATCTATTTCTTCATCAGTCATGTTCCCAGGCACGACAAGAACCGGCATATGCAGAACTTTTAGCAGCTCTTCTCGAAAAGCCCGGACAATCGGACCGGGGTCACCATCAACATTCGCCCCCAGAACCAGCAGGTGCACGTCCTGATCTTCCCGGATATAATCAACAATCACTTCCCGGAAATCCCCTGTGCGGATCACAATTTCGGGGGTCATGCCGCTCAGGGCCTCGGCCTCACGCACAAATTCCTGCAACATTTCCTCGGCCTCCTGGCGGGCTTCTTCCTCCATGAGTTCCTTGACACTGACCCAATGCTGAAAATCCTGCGGCTGGATGATATGCAGCATCACCATGGAGCCACCGACCTTGGCGGCCCGGAGACTGGCAAGACGCAACACCTTCCGGAATTCAGGTGTATTGTCGGCAATAACAAGAAACTTCCACTTGCTGTCTGTTTTGTCCGTTTTGTCCGTTGTGGACATATATCCCGATCCTGTTGTTATAACCTGCTTATTTTTTATGATTATTTATTTTCTGAGATGCTCCCTGGTATTTCTTTGGGCAACATTGTGCCATTGGCATACAGGCTTTTGCAACAGGAATTATTTTAGCAGAATATTGGTGAGTTCCTTGAGTTGGGTGCGCGCACGGAGCAGATAAAATCCCTGCGCCGCCAGATGATTGGGGAAAGCCATGCCGTCTGGTTGACAATTGGATATGATCGTGGGATCAAGATCCACGACAGAAGCAAAACTTTCTTCCATCTCATTCCAGGTGCTGTTCAGTTCCCTGTCCTTGATCACCTGTTCAAAATCGTGTCTCAAAGCCTTGAGAATCATGCTGTAGGCATACGCCTGACCCTTGACATTATAAAACAGGTCATCAGCTCCCATATCAAAAACACACCCAAACCCTTCCCGGATATATTTGTCCAGCGCCGCCGATGACGCGCCAAGATCCAGCGCAATCCGGTCAAGGGTGGCCAGAAGATTATCCCCGCGTCGTTCAAAGACAGCCTCGCCCGCGGCCAGACGCTGGTTATAATTTCGCAGCTTCTTCAGGGCAGAACGATACTGGGCTTCGGAAGTGGATACCGGCAGCAGGGATACGGACGGATCCCACCACCATTTGTCGGCCGGATATTGCAACAGACCCGATACTTCCTGCAAATCCGGATCCGCCTTGCTGGACCCCCGCGTCCGGCCCAACTGATCCACAAGTTCAAAGCTGAACCGGGCAATGGCGGCAATTATGCCTTGCTGGTAATTGGCCATATTGTCGAGGGGACCGCTGGGATAAAAAAACGGATCATTGCTGATCCAGCTGTGCTGATTCACTTCCCGGTCAATCAACGCCGACGACATCGCCACGGCGTAACTGGCGTTACCGGTCATGGTATAGTTGGCCGGCCGAAAGGTCCGGTCATCATCAATCACATGAATGACGATCATGCCGATCGGGTAATACAGCAGAAGAATGGCCAGAAGAACCAGAAATATTCTTTTGATACCAACGCCCCGGATATTTTCCGTAATCCAGAACCTAAAATCCTTCAACCATTCCCACATACAATCCCCCGTCCGGCCGGAAATCATTATGATATGTCTAAGTGTTACGCCTGCCTCTGCGCAGTTTTCCCGGGGCAGCCCCCAGGGTCAGTAGTCTTTTTGTTCTTCAAGGTCAATGACCACCTTCTGGGTCGTCCCGCTCACGCCGGGAAAATTCTCGAACATGGCCTGCACCAGATAAGGCATCAACGCCGGCAGGTCATTACTGCGCCCCATGCTTTCGACCCGTCCTTCATACAGGTTCTTGGCCCCGTCGAAATTGGGACGGATATTCATTTTCAGCACCCGCGTATATTTGACATAACTGCGGACATCCCGGCCATAGGGATAGCCCCAGTATCCGCCATAATACCACCTGTGATGCGGCCAGAAATGATGGAAATGATGATGCCCGAAATGGTGAAAATAGGGATATCCCCAATACCCAAAACCGGTACCATAGGAACGGACAAACACCTTGCCATCATCCACCCCGTAATCCAGTTCCACCACCAGGTCCGCAGGCTGGCCATTGGCCGGCCGATAGCCCAGCTTACCCAGCTCATTGCCCACCATGTTGGCGTATGTGGCGAATTCCAGACTGCCTTTCAGGCTGTCATCCATCGGCACGATCACAATTTTCTCTCCGGATGGCTGCGGAAGAGAATGAAAGGTGGTGACAGTGGAACGAAGGTTGTTACTACAGGCGGCCAGAAGACTCAGTACCGCCATTAATCCGACTGTTTTAATGACTCTATTCATAAGAATGGCCTTTCGCATCCCCTGACCCTATGGATGAGTATATAACATTCCTGGTCAAGGTTTCAAGAAACCCACAATCTGTTTTATGTTCTCCAGGATCGGCTCCGCCAGCGTCGCCGCCTTTTCCGCCCCATCCCGCAAGATGCTGTCCACATAGGATTTCTCCTCGCACAGCCGTTTCATTTCTTCGGTAATCGGTCCCAGGACCTCCACACTCAGAGCCGCAAGGTCGCTCTTGAAGGTGGCAAATCCCTGCCCGCCGTAATCTTTCAGGACATCTGCCACACACCGATCCGACAGGGCCGCATAAATGGTAACCAGGTTCCGGGCCTCAGGGCGATTTTCAAGACCGGCAGGTTCCGACGGCAAGGGGTCGCTGTCGGTACGGGCCTTGCGGATTTTTTTGGCAATGGTTTCCCGATCGTCGGTCAAGTTGATTCGCGCCATGTCGGACGGATCAGATTTGCTCATTTTCTTGCTGCCGTCGCGCAAGGACATTACCCGGGTGGCTTCCCCCAGGATAAGCGGCTCCACTTCCGGAAAGAAATCCACGCCATAATCATTGTTGAATTTCTGGGCAATGTCCCGGGTCAATTCCAGATGCTGTTTCTGGTCTTCGCCCACAGGGACATGTGTGGCCTTGTACAACAGGATATCCGCCGCCATCAGATTAGGATACACATACAGGCCAGCACTGGCCCGTTCACGATTCTTGCCCGCCTTTTCCTTGAACTGGGTCATGCGATTCAGCCAGCCAAGACGCGCCACACAGTTGAAAATCCAGGCCAGTTCTGCATGACCGGATACCTGGCTCTGGTTAAAAATAATAGATTCCGCAGGATCAATCCCGGCCGCCAGCATTCCCGCCGCCACCTCCCGGGTGGCCCGGCGCAGCTCTTCCGGATCCTGCCAGACGGTAATGGCGTGCATATCCACAACGCAGAAAATGCTTTCATACTGCTTCTGAAGTCCCACCCAGTTGCGGATCGCCCCCAGATAATTGCCCAGGGTCAGGTTGCCGGACGGCTGTACGCCGGAAAAAACGCGGTCTTGCTGTGTTGTCATCTTACTTTCCTTTGGGATTATCATTGCTTGGGGGCATTGTGGACATGCCCCTTATCTTTGAGCCCGTAAACTCTGGGTCCCATAAACTCTCTGGGTTATGACGATTAATCATGTCGCGGTCAAGGGAAGTGTTGTCGGTCGGGTCTGTTTCACTTCACAGCGCGTCGGCGGGTCAGCAGATCCAGGTCTTCACGACGAACCGCTCCAACGACAAATGCCAGCACAACATAACTGGCCACACCGCCGATCACCAGCACCGCCAATCCCACTAGCTGTGCGGAAAGTTCCCCGGCGATCCAGGGCGCCACAAGATGCGAAAGCTGCCAGACCAGAAGTCCCATGCCCAAACTACACAAGACATAACGCCCAAGGCGGGTCAACACCATACGGTCAAACCGGTACTGCCCCCGCCGGATCAGCCCCGTGCACAGCAGCGCCACATTAACCCAGGCGGATATGGCCGTTGCCAGCGCCAAGCCCACATGTTTGAAAGGAATCATCAGCGCAATATTCAGCACCAGATTCACCATCAGCGCCACCATCGCAAACTTTACCGGTGTTTTGGTGTCCTTGCGGGCGAAATACCCCGGGCTGAACACCTTGGCCAGTACATAAGCCGGCAAGCCAACCGCATACGCGGCCAGCGCCAGTGCCGTCTGCCGGGTATCCTCAGCTGTAAACTGATTGCGTTCCAGCAGCACGTGAATCAGCTCATAAGGCACAATAATAAACGCCACGGCAGCGGGAATGGTAAAAAACAGTCCCATCTCAATAGCCCGGTTCTGATTGGCACTAACCTGTCCTTCATTGCCGGCGGCAATTTCCCGTGCCAATAGCGGTAACAAAACCGTACCCAGGGCCACCCCGATCACCCCAATGGGCAATTGATTCAGCCGGTCCGCATAAAACAGAAAAGACAAAGACCCATCCGGCAGATGCGAAGCCAATATCATGTCCAGCATCAGGTTAAGCTGGATCACCCCGGCCCCAAGGGCCGCCGGCGCCATAATGGTCAAAAGCTCCCGCACCCGGGGGGTAAGCCGCGGCCAGCGCAGATGCAGGCGATACCCGGCCTTGCGACAGGCCATATAGAGCAAAACGAGTTGAAGGAACCCCGCCAGCGAGACAGCAATAGCCAAAGCATGAGCCGGGGTTTCCAGCACCTCTTGGGCAAAAACCAGTGCCGAAATCAGACAGATGTTAAGCACAATCGGCAAAGCCGCGGTTTCCGCAAACCGCCCCAGGGCATTCAGGATCCCCCCCAGCAGGGATACCAGGGAAATAAACAGAATAAAGGGGAAGGTAATCCGGGTCAGCACCACGGCGAGGGAAAATTTAGCGGCATCGTCGGCAAACCCGCCCGCCAACACGTAAATCACAGCTGGCGTGAACAGTTCCATCACCCCTACCAGCCCCAGAAGCGCCACTAAAAGCCCCGCCAGGGCCTCTTCTGCAAAATTCAGGGCCTCCTGTTTACCCTCCTTTTCCAACGTGGCGGAAAACAGCGGCACAAAAGAGGCGCTGAATGCCCCTTCTGCAAACAGCCGTCGGAAAAAATTGGGCAGCTTGAAGGCCACCACAAAACAGTCCGCCACAATACCCGCCCCCAAAATGGACGCCATCAGAATGTCCCGGACAAAACCCAGAATACGGCTCAGAAAAGTGAAACTGCCAAAAATGGCGGTGGCTTTTAAAATGGACATGTGAATACCGTGGCCCTACCCTATGACGCTTCCCTGACGGAAGGCTGTTGTTTTTTTGCCGCATTATCTGGGTCCTCCTGTCCGGTCAGGACCGCCATAAGCGCCTTTTCAATCTGGGCCAGTTTCTGCTCATGCGTCACCTTGTGGCCAAACAAGTCTCGCACAAAAAAGACCGTCACAGCACGCTCACCATAAGTCGCAATATGGGCGCTGCCGATGCTCAGTTTCAAATCCACCAGCGTGCGCGACAAGTCATACAGATATCCAACCCGGTCCAGGCCGTTCACTTCGATCACCGTATAGGTGTTGCTTGCCTTGTTGTCGATCAGAACCACCGGCTCCACGGTAAACACGGCGGTGCGTTTCGATTTCTTTTCCTCCTGCCGTTTCTGCAACACCTTGCGCGGCAGGATTTTACCCATCAGCGTTTCCTTGATCGTTTTTTTCAGCTTTTCCTGTTTATGGGGATCCTTGAACGCCGACCCGTCGGCTTCTTGGATCCAGAAAGTGTCCACGGCCATGCCATCCTTGGTGGTCAGGATCTTGGCGTCCTGAATGGTCGCGCCGCTCAGGGCAATTGCCCCGGTGATGCGGGCAAACAGGCCGGGGTGATCCTGGGCATAAATAATCAGTTCGGTGATTTCTTGAAATTCGTCGGAACGGATGTCAATGGTCAACCTGTCATCCCGAGCATCTGCCTTTTCCATGATCCGGGCGATCCGTTCATGATTGGTTTCGTCCAGCGCCATCCAGAAACTGTCATAAAAACGCTCCTTGAACGCTTCGAACTTTTCATCGGACCAGTCGGACAGCACCTGCCGCAAGGCATTGATCCTTTTTTCCACACGGAACAGATTGCTTTTTTCAATCTGTCCGCCCAACAGATATTCTTCGGCCCGATAATACAGGTCTCTGAGCAGCTGCCCCTTCCAGCCGTTCCAGATCTTCGGCCCCACAGCCCGAATATCCACCACCGTGAGAACCAGCAAAAGCCGCAGCCGCTCCGGGCTCTGCACTGCATTGGCAAAATCAATGATGGTTTTGGGGTCATTCAGATCGCGTTTGAAGGCAATACCGCTCATCAACAAATGCCAGCGCACCAGCCAGGCCACAGTCTCCGTCTCCGCCGGGCTCATACCAAACCGGGGGCACAGTTTTTTCGCCACCTCGGCGCCAAGTACGGAATGGTCCCCTTTGCGCCCCTTGGCAATATCATGCAGCAGCACCGCTACATACAACACCCGGCGGGAGAGCACCTTGTGAACGATTTCGTTGGCCAGCGGGTGATCCTCGGCCAGCTCACCCCTCTCTACTTCCGAAAGCAGTTCAATGGCCCGGATGGTATGTTCATCCACCGTATAGACATGATACATGTCATATTGCATCTGGGCCACCACCCGCCCGAAATCCGGCACAAAACGGCCAAACACCCCGGCCTCGTTCATTAGCCGCAAAATAAAGCCAGGGCCTTCACGGAACGTCAGAATCTCCATAAACAGCTCATTGGCCTCAGGATCATTACGCACATCTCGATCAATCAGCTTGAGATTCTGCCGGATCAGCCGCAAGGCGCGCGGATGCACGTCCAGGTGATATTTCTGGGCGACATAAAAAATGCGGATCATTTCCACGGAGTTTTCCGTAAAGGTACGCACGCCCTTGACCGAAAGGCGGCTGCCGTCAATGGGAAAACCGTCAACGCTTTTACGGCGCAGCCCAAAGCTCGGGATTTTCAGCCGGGTCTTACGTTTGTGCTGAGCTTCGAGATAGGAGCAGAAGATACGCGTGAGATCCCCGACATTCTTGGCATTCAGGAAATAATGCTTCATGAACCGTTCCACGCCGGAAGATCCCGGCCGGTCCATATATCCCAGTCGCCGGGCTAATGTTTTCTGCACATCAAAGGTAATGCGTTCTTCCGGGCGTCCCATGATGTAATGCAGATGACAACGGACCGTATACAGAAATTTTTCAGCCTTGCGGAACTGGCGGTACTCCTCGCGGGAAAAAACCCCCTTGCCCACCAGTTCGGAGGCCGATTGAACCTTATAGATGAATTTGGAAATCCAATAGAGCGTCTGCAGGTCTCGGAGCCCGCCCTTCCCGTCCTTCAGATTGGGCTCCACCACATATCGACTGTCCCCCATCTTCAGATGGCGCGTATCCCGTTCGGCCAGTTTTTCTTCCACAAATTCGGGTTCCTGGCCTTCAATAATCTCTTTATCGTAACGGGCGACAAATTCATCAAACAGGCTTTTATCCCCCCACAGATAACGCGCCTCCAGCAATGAGGTCTTGATGCTGAGGTCTCCCTGCGCCAACCGGATGCATTCCCCCACCGTCCGGGTGGCATGGCCCACTTTCAGCCCCATATCCCACATCATATAGAGCATATATTCCACCACCTGCTCCCCCCAAGGAGTCTGCTTGTAAGGCAACAGGAAAAGCAGGTCGATATCGGAATAAGGCGCCATTTCGCCCCGGCCGTATCCGCCCACCGCCACAAGACAC from the Luteithermobacter gelatinilyticus genome contains:
- a CDS encoding malonic semialdehyde reductase translates to MTDQILSDKDLDVIFRKARSFKGWQDRPVSEITIRAMYDLLRWGPTSFNSSPARFVIAQSEEAKEKLAACAMKSNRSKILTAPFTVIVAYDLDFPKTLDRLFKLTPGVSKFFEGNNDFTRVTALRNGSLQGAYMMIAARALGLDCCPMSGFDEKAVNETFFKDSSVRVNFLCAMGYGDPASLPPQEDRLGFDEACTII
- a CDS encoding polysaccharide deacetylase family protein; the protein is MDLRTSAHTGRKTVLVILCLLVLMLCAQYDKALSEEMTAEDSAVVLMYHRFGEERLPSTNIRLDQFEAHLEELKQQKYNIVPLSVIVDAFRSGTKLPPRTLAITIDDAYLSIYTEAWPRLREAGFPFTIFVATEPVDLELKGYMTWDQIREMEKDPLVSIGHHGHSHTHLLRISPEDARRDLEIASERYRRELGYVPNILAYPYGEYDKNIRKIAREMGFRAAFGQHSSAANSNYDRYALPRFAFNEKYAGIGRFRLIANARALPVKDILPQEPLITSPNPPLVGFTVEPSVTGLAAMSCFPSHLGKAARLERIGGNRVEIRFDKPFPPGRSRINCTMPGPDGRWYWFGMPFFVPGGTEPGA
- a CDS encoding NifU N-terminal domain-containing protein, producing MFIQTEQTPNPATLKFIPGEVVMAQGTANFETAEEAACSPLARHLFAIDGVKGVFFGYDFITITSDGRDWAELKPVILGTIMEHFTAGEPVMDDGATPAPVVEGGAEEDDEIVQQIKELLDTRVRPAVARDGGDIIYHAFKDGVVYLHMQGACSGCPSSTATLKYGIQNLLKHYIPEVESVEAI
- a CDS encoding universal stress protein, producing MSTTDKTDKTDSKWKFLVIADNTPEFRKVLRLASLRAAKVGGSMVMLHIIQPQDFQHWVSVKELMEEEARQEAEEMLQEFVREAEALSGMTPEIVIRTGDFREVIVDYIREDQDVHLLVLGANVDGDPGPIVRAFREELLKVLHMPVLVVPGNMTDEEIDKFV
- a CDS encoding DUF2333 family protein produces the protein MWEWLKDFRFWITENIRGVGIKRIFLVLLAILLLYYPIGMIVIHVIDDDRTFRPANYTMTGNASYAVAMSSALIDREVNQHSWISNDPFFYPSGPLDNMANYQQGIIAAIARFSFELVDQLGRTRGSSKADPDLQEVSGLLQYPADKWWWDPSVSLLPVSTSEAQYRSALKKLRNYNQRLAAGEAVFERRGDNLLATLDRIALDLGASSAALDKYIREGFGCVFDMGADDLFYNVKGQAYAYSMILKALRHDFEQVIKDRELNSTWNEMEESFASVVDLDPTIISNCQPDGMAFPNHLAAQGFYLLRARTQLKELTNILLK
- a CDS encoding DUF4136 domain-containing protein produces the protein MNRVIKTVGLMAVLSLLAACSNNLRSTVTTFHSLPQPSGEKIVIVPMDDSLKGSLEFATYANMVGNELGKLGYRPANGQPADLVVELDYGVDDGKVFVRSYGTGFGYWGYPYFHHFGHHHFHHFWPHHRWYYGGYWGYPYGRDVRSYVKYTRVLKMNIRPNFDGAKNLYEGRVESMGRSNDLPALMPYLVQAMFENFPGVSGTTQKVVIDLEEQKDY
- the trpS gene encoding tryptophan--tRNA ligase; translated protein: MTTQQDRVFSGVQPSGNLTLGNYLGAIRNWVGLQKQYESIFCVVDMHAITVWQDPEELRRATREVAAGMLAAGIDPAESIIFNQSQVSGHAELAWIFNCVARLGWLNRMTQFKEKAGKNRERASAGLYVYPNLMAADILLYKATHVPVGEDQKQHLELTRDIAQKFNNDYGVDFFPEVEPLILGEATRVMSLRDGSKKMSKSDPSDMARINLTDDRETIAKKIRKARTDSDPLPSEPAGLENRPEARNLVTIYAALSDRCVADVLKDYGGQGFATFKSDLAALSVEVLGPITEEMKRLCEEKSYVDSILRDGAEKAATLAEPILENIKQIVGFLKP
- the murJ gene encoding murein biosynthesis integral membrane protein MurJ, coding for MSILKATAIFGSFTFLSRILGFVRDILMASILGAGIVADCFVVAFKLPNFFRRLFAEGAFSASFVPLFSATLEKEGKQEALNFAEEALAGLLVALLGLVGVMELFTPAVIYVLAGGFADDAAKFSLAVVLTRITFPFILFISLVSLLGGILNALGRFAETAALPIVLNICLISALVFAQEVLETPAHALAIAVSLAGFLQLVLLYMACRKAGYRLHLRWPRLTPRVRELLTIMAPAALGAGVIQLNLMLDMILASHLPDGSLSFLFYADRLNQLPIGVIGVALGTVLLPLLAREIAAGNEGQVSANQNRAIEMGLFFTIPAAVAFIIVPYELIHVLLERNQFTAEDTRQTALALAAYAVGLPAYVLAKVFSPGYFARKDTKTPVKFAMVALMVNLVLNIALMIPFKHVGLALATAISAWVNVALLCTGLIRRGQYRFDRMVLTRLGRYVLCSLGMGLLVWQLSHLVAPWIAGELSAQLVGLAVLVIGGVASYVVLAFVVGAVRREDLDLLTRRRAVK
- a CDS encoding [protein-PII] uridylyltransferase encodes the protein MTRPYVRMRKVKNHLDIVDGKALRAEIAALKEEFSPADVREPLLKRLKVAYQAGFEEIKRRCEAGEGGITLVRAQTYLTDEIIRALYDVTSEYIYHQPNPTSAEKLCLVAVGGYGRGEMAPYSDIDLLFLLPYKQTPWGEQVVEYMLYMMWDMGLKVGHATRTVGECIRLAQGDLSIKTSLLEARYLWGDKSLFDEFVARYDKEIIEGQEPEFVEEKLAERDTRHLKMGDSRYVVEPNLKDGKGGLRDLQTLYWISKFIYKVQSASELVGKGVFSREEYRQFRKAEKFLYTVRCHLHYIMGRPEERITFDVQKTLARRLGYMDRPGSSGVERFMKHYFLNAKNVGDLTRIFCSYLEAQHKRKTRLKIPSFGLRRKSVDGFPIDGSRLSVKGVRTFTENSVEMIRIFYVAQKYHLDVHPRALRLIRQNLKLIDRDVRNDPEANELFMEILTFREGPGFILRLMNEAGVFGRFVPDFGRVVAQMQYDMYHVYTVDEHTIRAIELLSEVERGELAEDHPLANEIVHKVLSRRVLYVAVLLHDIAKGRKGDHSVLGAEVAKKLCPRFGMSPAETETVAWLVRWHLLMSGIAFKRDLNDPKTIIDFANAVQSPERLRLLLVLTVVDIRAVGPKIWNGWKGQLLRDLYYRAEEYLLGGQIEKSNLFRVEKRINALRQVLSDWSDEKFEAFKERFYDSFWMALDETNHERIARIMEKADARDDRLTIDIRSDEFQEITELIIYAQDHPGLFARITGAIALSGATIQDAKILTTKDGMAVDTFWIQEADGSAFKDPHKQEKLKKTIKETLMGKILPRKVLQKRQEEKKSKRTAVFTVEPVVLIDNKASNTYTVIEVNGLDRVGYLYDLSRTLVDLKLSIGSAHIATYGERAVTVFFVRDLFGHKVTHEQKLAQIEKALMAVLTGQEDPDNAAKKQQPSVREAS